Proteins encoded in a region of the Scatophagus argus isolate fScaArg1 chromosome 1, fScaArg1.pri, whole genome shotgun sequence genome:
- the LOC124070954 gene encoding thrombospondin type-1 domain-containing protein 4-like isoform X3, which produces MLSGLALLLLVCLHMRVQGKPRSQSLGCDDYLGSGKVMDKCGVCGGDNTTCRLISGVFKHSLTKIGYHKIVEIPEGATKINITEMVKSRNYLALRSRSGRSIINGNWAIDRPGKYEGGGTMFIYRRPNEISSTAGESFLAEGPTNEILDVYMIFQQPNPGVHYEYILPSEKPVGPQQEGNTVNGQGGYDHHSNTHQENFSPAGGGRDLPHLPDNQVPVVQPPRRVREYNWKLGGATECSVSCGKGFRYSIFHCVSRLNHVQVSDALCDSSSRPTPQEEACNLQPCPAFWDIGEWSECSKTCGLGMQHRQVLCRQIYANRTLNVHTSRCQDLERPEITSTCQLKICSEWQIRSEWTACSVPCGLGQRSREVRCVSNVGDFVPDEECNMNLRPVDVENCDMGACAKSWFYTEWGNRCSAECGMGVRTRGVLCLTNHISSLPLEGCGNERPADSQVCNNGPCENRIEWFTGPWSQCSAECGTGSQQRSVVCLMKSEEGFTVMPPYECSSLEKPLSQQSCNLKACGAKWYHTDWSACSKTCEGGFRVREVRCLSDDMLSSEGCDEQLRPAEKEDCNPEPCIPRIDENCRDKYFNCNVVVQARLCVYDYYKTTCCASCSRVTHRHSIHRGRS; this is translated from the exons AGCCTAGGCTGCGATGACTATCTCGGATCAGGAAAAGTGATGGACAAGTGTGGCGTGTGTGGAGGTGACAACACAACCTGCAGGCTGATCTCTGGAGTGTTtaaacacagtttgaccaaGATCGGCTACCACAAGATAGTGGAGATTCCAGAGGGAGCCACCAAGATCAACATCACAGAAATGGTGAAGAGCAGAAACTACCTAG CTCTCCGAAGCCGATCAGGACGATCCATCATTAATGGAAACTGGGCTATTGACCGCCCAGGAAAGTATGAGGGAGGGGGGACCATGTTCATCTACCGTCGACCAAACGAAATTAGTAGCACAGCCGGAGAGTCCTTCCTCGCTGAAGGACCCACCAATGAGATTCTGGACGTTTAT ATGATCTTTCAGCAGCCAAATCCTGGTGTTCACTATGAATACATTCTCCCCTCTGAGAAACCGGTTGGCCCTCAGCAAGAAG GAAACACTGTGAATGGACAGGGTGGATATGACCATCACAGCAACACTCACCAGGAAAACTTCAGTCCAGCAGGTGGTGGGAGGGACCTTCCTCATCTCCCCGACAACCAGGTCCCCGTCGTCCAGCCACCCAGACGTGTGAGAGAGTACAACTGGAAACTGGGTGGTGCAACAGAGTGCAGCGTCTCCTGTGGTAAAG GATTCAGATACTCCATCTTTCACTGTGTCTCCCGGCTGAACCATGTCCAGGTATCAGATGCTctttgtgacagcagcagcaggccgaCACCACAGGAAGAGGCCTGCAACCTGCAGCCCTGTCCAGCCTT CTGGGATATTGGTGAGTGGTCAGAATGCAGTAAGACCTGCGGCCTGGGCATGCAGCACCGGCAGGTCCTGTGCCGTCAGATTTACGCCAACCGCACCCTCAATGTCCACACGAGCCGTTGTCAGGATTTGGAGCGGCCTGAGATCACCAGTACCTGCCAGCTGAAGATCTGCAGCGAGTGGCAGATACGCTCTGAGTGGACTGCT TGCTCAGTGCCATGTGGGCTGGGTCAGAGGTCACGAGAGGTACGCTGTGTCAGCAACGTAGGAGACTTTGTTCCTGATGAGGAATGTAACATGAATCTGCGGCCCGTCGATGTAGAGAACTGTGACATGGGAGCCTGTGCCAAGAGCTGGTTCTACACTGAGTGGGGCAATAGG TGCTCCGCTGAATGTGGGATGGGTGTACGAACCCGTGGAGTCCTCTGCCTGACCAACCACATCAGCAGCCTTCCATTGGAGGGCTGTGGCAACGAGCGGCCCGCAGACTCTCAGGTTTGCAATAACGGTCCTTGTGAGAATCGCATCGAGTGGTTCACAGGCCCCTGGAGCCAG TGCTCTGCAGAGTGTGGCACAGGCAGTCAGCAGAGGTCAGTGGTGTGTCTGATGAAGTCAGAGGAAGGATTCACGGTCATGCCACCCTATGAGTGTTCCTCTCTGGAGAAGCccctcagccagcagagctgcAACCTCAAGGCCTGTGGAGCAAAGTGGTATCACACTGACTGGAGTGCT TGTTCAAAAACATGTGAGGGAGGTTTCCGTGTGCGCGAGGTGCGCTGCCTGTCTGACGACATGCTGTCCAGTGAAGGCTGCGACGAGCAGCTAAGACCTGCAGAGAAGGAGGACTGCAACCCAGAGCCCTGCATACCTCGCATAG ATGAAAACTGCAGAGACAAATACTTTAACTGCAATGTGGTGGTCCAGGCTCGCCTCTGTGTGTACGATTACTACAAGACAACGTGCTGTGCTTCATGTTCACGAGTGACCCACAGACACTCGATTCACCGTGGCCGCAGCTAG